The following proteins are encoded in a genomic region of Pseudanabaena galeata CCNP1313:
- the drmD gene encoding DISARM system SNF2-like helicase DrmD, with protein sequence MPFYQAQTQNQAQPLPEQGQLVKVRGRTFAVMNVQASGMSANPVHLVRLPTHHLLTLASIEDEGLGEELEVVWELEKGAKLFEERELPYPRALDRPEVFSAFLDAVKWGAVSKGDRQGVQSPFRSGIDIEDYQLDPVVRAVQMPRVNLLIADDVGLGKTIEAGLVAQELTLRQRAHRILIVCPSSLQVQWQEQMRDKFGLDFRIVNSELMRDLRRRRGLHTNPWGHYPRLITSIDFIKRDRPLRLLRESLPSEGESIYPRRIDLLIVDEAHNIAPSAGGRYAIDSQRTGAVRFLVPHCEHKLFLSATPHNGYSESFTALLELLDSQRFAREIPPDPKQLNLIMIRRLKRELPPNWDGTPRFPDRILEAIAVPYTDAERAANRKLNEYTKLRRDGATNKLEQTATEFVLKLLKKRLFSSPQAFLTTLIKHEESLKKGKNSSKRLAQPTVGLLRRQIEDIEEEFADDDLYEESTSTAIATSTTLWRSLSVQEQNLLSDLKAWAEQTARQVDSKAEQLLAWIDQHIRPNGQWSEERVIIFTEYRTTQKWLADLLLSRGLGQGDRLMTLYGGMNSDDREKVKAAFQTDPKVSPVRILLATDAASEGLDLQNFCSKLIHYEIPWNPNRMEQRNGRIDRHGQRADKVQIYHFVGQGYQNQVMRDVKAGDLEGDLEFLMRAALKINNIREDLGKVGPVIAAQVEEAMLGKRVRLDTAQAEKDVEPMRRLLKFERQVQKDIEKLKEKLDQTRQELRLEPSNIQSVVQVGLRLAGQPELIPIEHDPKAFYLPAFRGSWAVCNQGLAHPHTGEIRPITFDPDRARHKDDVVLAHLNHRLVQMCLRLLRAEVWLRGETKKLNRVTALQIPNSLSAEPVVVAYGRLVILGSDQQRLNEEVITVGGAIRGGKFVRLNVLELNQLLQSATPDPVPESVSQKLIGLWDVYAEPLKKSLESRMGDRQNSLQKQLADRAQQESADIETILTELQQSIERELADTDKPLQLDLFSSDEREQFERNRQGLELRLKQIPGELKKEQEIIRQRYADPQPRLFPLAIAFLVPPKLF encoded by the coding sequence ATGCCATTTTATCAAGCTCAAACTCAAAATCAAGCTCAGCCGTTGCCAGAACAAGGGCAGCTAGTAAAGGTGCGCGGACGGACTTTTGCGGTGATGAATGTTCAAGCTTCGGGCATGAGTGCTAATCCTGTCCATCTTGTTAGGTTGCCGACTCATCACTTGCTAACCCTTGCTTCGATTGAGGATGAGGGATTGGGGGAAGAGTTGGAGGTGGTGTGGGAACTAGAGAAGGGGGCAAAACTTTTTGAAGAGAGGGAATTGCCCTATCCCAGAGCGTTGGATCGTCCTGAAGTCTTTTCCGCATTTTTGGATGCGGTGAAGTGGGGGGCGGTATCTAAAGGTGATCGCCAAGGTGTGCAGTCACCCTTTCGCAGTGGCATTGATATTGAGGATTATCAACTCGATCCTGTGGTGCGGGCGGTGCAAATGCCAAGGGTGAATTTGCTGATCGCCGATGACGTGGGCTTAGGGAAAACCATTGAGGCGGGACTGGTGGCGCAAGAGCTAACCCTGCGACAAAGGGCGCATCGGATCTTAATTGTTTGTCCTTCATCTTTGCAGGTGCAGTGGCAAGAGCAGATGCGCGATAAGTTTGGCTTGGACTTTCGGATTGTGAATAGTGAGTTGATGCGAGATTTGCGGCGGCGGCGGGGGCTGCATACTAATCCTTGGGGGCATTATCCCCGTTTGATTACTTCCATTGATTTTATTAAACGCGATCGCCCTTTACGGCTATTGCGCGAATCATTGCCATCGGAAGGCGAATCAATTTATCCGAGACGCATTGATCTGTTGATTGTCGATGAAGCCCATAATATTGCACCGTCGGCGGGTGGAAGATATGCGATCGATTCGCAACGAACGGGAGCAGTCAGATTTTTAGTTCCCCATTGTGAGCATAAATTATTTCTATCGGCAACGCCGCATAATGGTTATAGTGAGAGCTTTACGGCGCTACTGGAGCTATTGGATTCTCAACGTTTCGCTAGAGAAATTCCACCCGATCCTAAGCAATTGAACTTGATCATGATCCGTCGTCTCAAGCGAGAGTTGCCGCCCAATTGGGATGGCACGCCGCGATTCCCTGATCGCATTCTAGAGGCGATCGCTGTCCCTTATACCGATGCGGAGCGTGCCGCAAATCGCAAGCTCAATGAATATACAAAATTGCGAAGAGATGGGGCGACTAATAAACTAGAGCAAACTGCGACAGAGTTTGTCTTGAAATTACTCAAAAAACGTTTATTCTCTAGTCCTCAAGCTTTTTTGACTACCTTAATCAAACATGAGGAATCACTCAAAAAGGGTAAAAATTCATCAAAACGTCTAGCACAGCCAACGGTGGGACTATTGCGGCGACAGATTGAAGATATTGAAGAAGAATTTGCCGATGATGATCTCTATGAAGAATCAACATCGACGGCGATCGCCACAAGTACAACGCTATGGCGATCGCTATCGGTGCAAGAGCAAAATTTACTCTCAGATTTAAAGGCTTGGGCGGAACAAACTGCGCGTCAAGTTGATAGCAAAGCTGAACAATTATTGGCATGGATAGACCAGCATATTCGTCCCAATGGGCAGTGGTCAGAGGAGCGTGTAATTATTTTTACGGAATATCGGACTACGCAAAAATGGTTGGCGGATTTGTTGCTGAGTCGTGGGTTAGGACAGGGCGATCGCTTGATGACGCTCTATGGTGGCATGAATAGCGACGATCGCGAAAAAGTGAAAGCTGCCTTCCAAACCGATCCTAAAGTTTCACCTGTGCGGATTTTGCTGGCGACCGATGCGGCTTCTGAGGGTTTGGATTTACAAAATTTCTGCTCGAAATTAATCCATTACGAAATCCCTTGGAACCCTAATCGCATGGAACAGCGCAATGGACGGATTGATCGTCATGGTCAGAGGGCGGATAAGGTACAGATCTATCACTTTGTGGGACAGGGCTATCAAAATCAGGTGATGCGTGATGTGAAGGCGGGTGATCTCGAAGGCGATCTTGAATTTTTGATGCGGGCGGCTTTGAAAATTAATAATATCCGTGAGGACTTGGGCAAGGTTGGCCCTGTAATCGCCGCACAGGTGGAGGAGGCGATGCTTGGTAAGCGGGTAAGGCTCGATACGGCTCAAGCGGAAAAGGATGTAGAACCGATGCGCCGCTTGCTCAAATTTGAGCGACAGGTACAAAAGGATATTGAGAAACTCAAGGAAAAACTTGATCAAACCCGTCAGGAGTTGCGCCTTGAACCGAGCAATATTCAATCGGTGGTACAGGTGGGCTTGCGTCTCGCTGGGCAGCCCGAATTGATTCCCATTGAACACGATCCCAAGGCTTTCTATTTGCCAGCATTTCGCGGTAGTTGGGCGGTGTGCAATCAGGGTTTAGCCCATCCCCATACAGGTGAGATTCGTCCGATTACCTTCGATCCCGATCGCGCTAGACATAAAGATGATGTGGTTCTCGCTCACCTCAATCATCGGTTAGTGCAGATGTGTTTGCGGTTGCTCAGAGCCGAGGTATGGTTGCGGGGAGAAACGAAAAAGTTAAATCGTGTTACGGCGCTGCAAATTCCCAATAGTCTCAGTGCTGAGCCTGTAGTGGTTGCCTATGGGCGGCTCGTGATTTTGGGTAGCGATCAACAGCGCTTGAATGAAGAGGTGATTACGGTGGGTGGTGCGATTCGTGGCGGTAAGTTTGTGCGCTTGAATGTCTTGGAGCTAAATCAGTTATTACAAAGTGCCACGCCTGACCCCGTGCCAGAGTCGGTTTCTCAAAAACTGATCGGGCTGTGGGATGTTTACGCCGAACCTTTAAAAAAGAGTCTCGAAAGTCGGATGGGCGATCGCCAAAATTCTTTGCAAAAGCAATTAGCCGATCGCGCTCAACAGGAAAGTGCTGATATTGAGACAATTCTCACGGAACTGCAACAGAGTATCGAAAGGGAACTTGCGGATACAGACAAGCCGCTCCAACTTGATTTGTTTAGCAGTGATGAGCGAGAACAGTTTGAGCGCAATCGTCAGGGTTTAGAGTTGCGACTGAAGCAAATTCCTGGTGAACTTAAAAAGGAGCAGGAAATTATTCGCCAAAGGTATGCTGACCCGCAGCCGAGGTTATTTCCCTTAGCGATCGCTTTTCTTGTGCCACCAAAGTTGTTTTAA
- a CDS encoding Eco57I restriction-modification methylase domain-containing protein, whose product MSIARHHAEWLSLLDIVGSFLSMEVLLEVFPQGLSVHDSEHFALLKQVYAEWGNEQSDRRIDRQIHRAWVEWVLVNTLGYPQEYLKTGQEIANHWRIRMEQHQETIAPDWVLVDAHDPNKVIKPELLIQIFEPSQKLDGTYKGINKESKWSASPVTRMVELLRGLRVNLGLITNGEEWMLVYAPQGGTSSTVSWYGNIWIEEKITLRAFRDLLGVERFFGVQEQDTLASLCDRSKNSQQEVTDQLGLQVRKAVEILIQKLAEIDADHQGRMLAGVSMQELYQAACFVMMRLVFLLCAEERGLLLLGEDRYDKNYAVSTLQENLRAIADHSGEEILERRHDAWCRLMALFRAVHGGVYHPNFKLPAYGGDLFDPDAFPFLEGRFEGHDEPIAVDNRTVLHLLESLQILRIKVAGGGFEPRRLSFKAIEVEQIGHVYEGLLDHQAVRSLSTVLGLEGTKNKEPEILLEDLEALAAQGEEVLVKFLKKETGRGEAALKKLLPSSPQPPSPKEGEGGAREFTPLSLNGRGAGGEGLSHYEESRYLTRCGNDLQLWHRIKPFYRLIRKDSREYPVIISAGAVYVTAGTDRRESGTHYTPKALTEEIVRYTLEPLVYVGVSEGLPQGEWRLRSPQEILSLKICDPTMGSGAFLVQVCRFLAARLLESWEGLGSPHPLAPSPKGRGGTRDLSGSPRPLGEGLGVREVFTVFGNISKPDLDEALIPDDDLDRLIVAKRLIAERCVYGVDKNPLAVEMAKLSLWLETLQKDKPFTFVDHALRCGDSLLGLTSREQFEKLHLNPEKGNFTGRLVAPKMKPVLQKAIAERLGLKNLRDDDRALKEAKLREADRAIAQVRYIGDSLIGECFAKANKAENLKAEDLQILLETVVLLKDEQERDREISLLKAQAERRLNFDLSQQDLATDSNKRRVPFHWIFEFPEIFLDQENAGFDAICGNPPFMGGKKITGAMGTAYRDFLVEWVANNVKGNADFVAYFFLQISRLLKDDGCFGLVATNTISQGDTREIGLDQVATKGKIYRAIPSRPWSGTAALEVAYVWAKKGDWKGKYFLDDQPVEAITPYLTVQSSELGKPNRLELNSGKSFIGSFVLGMGFVLEPEEAKALITKNPKNKDVLFPYLNGSDLNSNPDQSPARWVINFFDWALSPEHDDPKNPKGAPYASDYPDCLEIVERLVKPERTRLNEKGEFALRKPLPQKWWIYADKRPALYEAISQCDRVLVCARVTKNLMFSFASKDYVYNEMLIVFNESKYYLFSFLQSSIHDSWAWQNCSTLGAGMRYTPSDCFETFPLPTLTPEIEKELETIGEKYYSDRQQIMQTTQLGLTKTYNRFHDPNDTAIDIQQLRELHIQMDYAVMKAYGWGEQLRITNYELGVEGEQFPLAHGFHQTKQGLRFTISETARRDILDRLLALNHQRYAEEVKAGLHDKSKGKRKKEKVVQVNKDQYELEM is encoded by the coding sequence ATGTCGATCGCCCGTCATCATGCTGAATGGTTAAGCCTCCTTGATATTGTTGGCTCGTTTTTGAGTATGGAGGTATTGCTAGAGGTATTTCCGCAGGGGTTGAGCGTCCATGATAGTGAGCATTTTGCGCTCTTGAAACAGGTTTATGCAGAATGGGGAAATGAGCAGAGCGATCGCCGTATTGATCGCCAAATTCATCGGGCATGGGTGGAATGGGTGCTGGTGAATACGCTGGGCTATCCGCAGGAATATCTGAAGACGGGGCAGGAGATTGCTAATCATTGGCGGATTAGGATGGAGCAGCATCAGGAAACGATTGCGCCTGATTGGGTATTGGTCGATGCTCATGATCCTAATAAGGTAATTAAGCCTGAGTTGTTGATTCAGATTTTTGAACCGAGTCAGAAACTGGATGGAACTTATAAGGGCATAAATAAAGAATCGAAATGGTCGGCTTCGCCTGTGACGAGGATGGTGGAGTTGTTGCGGGGGCTGCGGGTGAATTTGGGATTGATTACCAACGGCGAAGAATGGATGTTGGTTTATGCGCCGCAGGGTGGGACTTCATCGACGGTTTCTTGGTATGGGAATATCTGGATCGAAGAAAAGATTACTTTACGCGCATTTCGGGATTTGTTGGGTGTAGAGCGCTTCTTTGGGGTGCAGGAGCAGGATACTTTAGCGAGTCTGTGCGATCGCTCTAAAAATTCGCAACAGGAAGTTACCGATCAACTGGGGCTACAGGTACGCAAGGCGGTCGAAATCCTGATTCAAAAATTAGCGGAAATTGATGCCGATCATCAGGGGCGAATGTTGGCGGGGGTATCCATGCAGGAGCTATATCAGGCGGCTTGTTTTGTGATGATGCGGTTGGTGTTTTTGCTATGTGCGGAGGAGCGTGGGTTATTGCTATTGGGTGAGGATCGCTATGACAAGAATTATGCGGTTTCGACTTTGCAAGAAAATCTCAGGGCGATCGCCGATCATAGTGGTGAGGAGATTTTAGAACGTCGTCATGATGCTTGGTGTCGGTTGATGGCGCTATTTCGGGCGGTGCATGGTGGTGTTTATCATCCTAATTTTAAGCTGCCTGCCTACGGTGGTGATTTGTTTGATCCTGATGCGTTTCCGTTTTTGGAGGGCAGATTTGAGGGGCATGATGAACCGATCGCAGTGGATAATCGCACGGTGTTACATCTGTTGGAGTCGTTGCAAATCCTGAGAATTAAGGTGGCGGGGGGTGGTTTTGAGCCGCGCCGTTTGAGTTTTAAGGCGATCGAGGTGGAGCAGATTGGTCATGTCTATGAGGGTTTGCTAGATCATCAGGCGGTGCGATCGCTGTCTACGGTGTTGGGTCTGGAGGGAACGAAAAATAAGGAGCCTGAGATTTTGCTAGAGGATCTGGAGGCTTTGGCGGCGCAGGGTGAGGAGGTGTTGGTTAAGTTTCTGAAGAAAGAGACGGGACGGGGTGAGGCGGCGTTGAAAAAATTATTGCCCTCATCCCCCCAGCCCCCTTCTCCCAAGGAGGGAGAAGGGGGAGCAAGAGAATTTACTCCCCTCTCCCTTAATGGGAGAGGGGCTGGGGGTGAGGGCTTATCCCATTACGAGGAGTCGCGTTATTTGACTCGTTGCGGTAATGATTTGCAGCTTTGGCATCGGATTAAGCCTTTTTATCGACTCATTCGCAAGGATTCGCGGGAGTACCCTGTGATTATTAGTGCGGGGGCGGTGTATGTGACGGCGGGGACGGATCGGCGGGAGTCGGGGACGCATTACACGCCGAAGGCTTTGACGGAGGAGATTGTGCGCTATACGTTGGAGCCGTTGGTGTATGTGGGGGTGAGTGAGGGTTTGCCGCAGGGTGAATGGAGGTTGCGATCGCCGCAGGAGATTTTGAGTCTCAAAATATGCGATCCGACGATGGGTTCGGGGGCGTTTTTGGTGCAGGTTTGTCGGTTTTTGGCGGCGCGGTTGTTGGAGAGTTGGGAAGGGTTGGGAAGCCCTCACCCCCTAGCCCCCTCTCCCAAGGGGCGAGGGGGAACAAGAGATCTTTCTGGCTCCCCTCGCCCTCTGGGAGAGGGGCTGGGGGTGAGGGAAGTCTTCACGGTGTTTGGCAATATTTCTAAGCCTGATCTTGATGAGGCTTTGATTCCTGATGATGATTTGGATCGGTTGATTGTGGCGAAGCGGTTGATTGCGGAGCGTTGTGTGTATGGTGTGGATAAGAATCCTTTGGCGGTGGAGATGGCGAAGTTGTCGTTATGGTTGGAGACTTTGCAGAAGGATAAGCCGTTTACGTTTGTGGATCATGCGTTGCGGTGTGGGGATTCGTTATTGGGTTTGACGAGTCGAGAACAGTTTGAGAAGTTACATCTAAATCCTGAAAAGGGTAACTTTACGGGGCGTTTGGTTGCGCCAAAGATGAAACCAGTTTTGCAAAAGGCGATCGCTGAACGTTTGGGGTTGAAAAATTTAAGGGATGACGATCGCGCTTTGAAGGAGGCTAAGTTAAGGGAGGCGGATCGGGCGATCGCACAGGTTCGATATATTGGTGATAGTTTGATTGGTGAGTGTTTTGCCAAGGCGAATAAGGCGGAAAATCTCAAGGCGGAGGATTTGCAGATTTTGTTGGAGACTGTGGTTTTGTTGAAGGATGAGCAGGAACGCGATCGCGAAATTAGTTTGTTAAAAGCTCAAGCGGAACGACGTTTAAATTTTGATCTGTCTCAGCAAGATTTGGCGACTGATTCTAATAAGCGTAGGGTTCCTTTTCATTGGATTTTTGAATTTCCCGAAATTTTCCTCGATCAAGAGAATGCGGGTTTTGATGCGATTTGTGGCAATCCGCCGTTTATGGGTGGTAAAAAGATTACGGGGGCAATGGGAACTGCTTATCGTGATTTTCTTGTGGAATGGGTTGCGAATAATGTAAAAGGGAATGCGGATTTTGTGGCTTATTTCTTTTTGCAGATTTCGCGATTATTGAAAGATGATGGTTGTTTTGGTTTGGTTGCCACTAATACGATCTCGCAGGGTGATACAAGAGAAATCGGTTTAGATCAGGTTGCAACTAAAGGAAAGATTTATCGCGCTATTCCTAGCCGTCCTTGGTCTGGAACTGCGGCGCTAGAGGTTGCTTATGTTTGGGCTAAAAAAGGTGATTGGAAAGGAAAATATTTTTTAGATGATCAGCCAGTAGAAGCGATTACACCATATCTCACAGTTCAGAGTTCTGAATTAGGTAAACCAAATCGATTAGAGTTAAATAGCGGTAAATCTTTTATTGGATCTTTCGTTTTAGGAATGGGATTTGTGCTTGAACCAGAGGAAGCTAAAGCTTTGATTACGAAGAACCCTAAAAACAAAGATGTTCTCTTTCCCTATCTCAATGGTTCAGATTTAAACAGCAATCCTGATCAATCTCCAGCACGGTGGGTGATTAACTTTTTTGATTGGGCGTTATCACCAGAGCATGATGATCCGAAAAATCCTAAAGGTGCGCCCTATGCGTCTGATTATCCTGATTGTTTAGAAATTGTTGAAAGACTGGTTAAGCCTGAGAGAACTAGATTAAATGAAAAAGGAGAATTTGCGCTCAGAAAGCCATTACCTCAAAAATGGTGGATTTATGCAGATAAAAGACCAGCACTTTATGAGGCGATCTCGCAATGTGATCGGGTTTTAGTTTGTGCAAGAGTAACCAAAAATTTGATGTTTTCATTCGCTTCCAAAGACTATGTGTATAACGAAATGCTGATAGTTTTTAATGAATCAAAATATTATCTTTTTTCTTTTCTTCAATCATCAATACATGATTCTTGGGCATGGCAAAATTGTTCAACTCTAGGCGCAGGGATGCGATATACTCCCTCAGATTGTTTTGAAACCTTCCCATTGCCAACCCTCACCCCAGAAATAGAAAAAGAACTAGAAACAATAGGAGAGAAATATTACAGCGATCGTCAGCAGATCATGCAAACCACCCAACTCGGACTCACCAAAACCTATAACCGCTTCCACGACCCCAACGACACCGCGATCGACATCCAGCAACTTCGTGAACTGCATATACAGATGGATTACGCAGTAATGAAAGCTTATGGGTGGGGGGAGCAATTGCGAATTACGAATTACGAATTGGGAGTTGAGGGAGAGCAATTCCCGTTGGCTCATGGGTTTCATCAAACTAAACAAGGACTAAGATTCACCATCAGCGAAACAGCGCGGCGTGACATCCTCGATCGCCTCCTTGCCCTCAACCATCAAAGATACGCCGAAGAAGTCAAAGCAGGACTGCATGACAAGTCAAAAGGAAAAAGGAAAAAGGAAAAAGTCGTACAGGTAAACAAAGATCAATATGAATTAGAAATGTAA
- a CDS encoding Uma2 family endonuclease translates to MIANLKNDFLTPEEYLVWEAKQEFRHEYIDGEVYAMAGGTIAHNDIALNAYNALRSHLKAMGCRINVADVKVQDRNAKKYFYPDVVVSCNESDRGSRDVISFPKLIIEVLSPSTAGFDRGDKFKYYRRFPSLLEYVLIDAEKINIDVYRRGNAGKWELTSYPEDLLESDNPDLFELTSINFQCSLALIYEDVELSPIVEDL, encoded by the coding sequence ATGATTGCTAATCTTAAAAATGATTTCTTAACGCCTGAAGAGTATTTGGTATGGGAAGCGAAGCAGGAGTTTCGCCATGAATATATTGATGGTGAAGTTTATGCGATGGCTGGTGGTACGATCGCTCACAATGATATCGCTTTAAATGCTTACAATGCACTGCGATCTCATTTAAAAGCGATGGGATGTCGCATAAATGTCGCTGATGTTAAGGTGCAAGACAGGAATGCAAAAAAATATTTCTATCCTGATGTGGTGGTGAGTTGTAATGAGAGCGATCGCGGATCGCGTGATGTAATTTCTTTCCCTAAGTTAATTATCGAAGTTCTATCTCCAAGTACGGCGGGTTTTGATCGGGGCGATAAGTTTAAATATTATCGGCGTTTTCCGAGTTTGTTGGAGTATGTTTTGATTGATGCGGAGAAGATTAATATAGATGTGTATCGGCGGGGGAATGCTGGTAAGTGGGAATTGACGAGCTATCCAGAGGATTTGCTGGAGTCTGATAATCCTGACTTGTTTGAGTTAACGAGTATTAATTTTCAATGTTCTTTGGCATTGATTTATGAAGATGTGGAGTTGTCGCCAATAGTTGAGGATTTATAA
- a CDS encoding ribbon-helix-helix protein, CopG family: MNKSKTISAHVTSETIAKIDHLAKLENRSRSQLTGAVVELGGDLPHEAWTALLQIKAMGTIEDWQALQQDLTRTLLNHRYRLLQQKMSTQGDRQWLDTLETEDDILNAAVLLTQHG, from the coding sequence ATGAACAAAAGCAAAACTATATCTGCCCATGTCACCAGTGAAACGATCGCCAAAATCGATCACCTTGCCAAACTCGAAAACCGATCGCGATCGCAACTTACAGGCGCAGTCGTAGAACTAGGCGGCGACCTCCCCCATGAAGCATGGACAGCATTACTTCAGATCAAAGCAATGGGAACCATCGAAGATTGGCAAGCCCTACAGCAAGACCTCACCCGTACCCTCCTCAATCATCGCTATCGGCTACTACAACAGAAAATGTCAACCCAAGGCGATCGGCAATGGCTCGACACTCTAGAAACCGAAGACGACATCCTTAATGCTGCCGTATTACTGACTCAACATGGCTAA
- a CDS encoding PIN domain-containing protein: MVSRLNIWCAAILADLKQNQGSACQNLVSIVQTGKSHFGSVELIVSWGMLNRLQAVLLRLQISPEYAFNYIDNIRAYTSINPSLTLGGTGIIPLQDVEDRHVLETAIAGKADFLITANFQDFQSKETQIIIPSRHYLYQSPNHKIHIVHPYLMMEWIRKES; encoded by the coding sequence ATGGTGTCTCGTCTCAATATTTGGTGTGCTGCCATCCTCGCCGATCTTAAACAAAACCAAGGATCAGCCTGCCAAAATTTAGTAAGCATTGTCCAAACAGGCAAAAGTCATTTTGGCTCAGTCGAACTGATCGTTTCATGGGGAATGCTCAATCGTTTGCAAGCAGTTCTACTTCGTCTGCAAATATCTCCAGAATATGCCTTTAACTATATTGATAATATTCGTGCTTATACAAGCATCAACCCTAGCCTTACTCTTGGCGGCACAGGCATTATTCCCCTTCAAGATGTAGAAGATCGTCATGTCCTAGAAACAGCGATCGCAGGAAAAGCTGACTTCTTGATTACCGCCAATTTTCAAGATTTTCAATCCAAAGAAACCCAAATAATTATCCCATCACGACATTATCTATATCAATCTCCTAACCATAAAATCCACATTGTTCATCCTTACTTAATGATGGAATGGATTAGAAAAGAGAGCTAG
- the drmC gene encoding DISARM system phospholipase D-like protein DrmC — MYNPIFVDALKGLALALPDRLLPELIKIMAIIPESDYWKYLLSQKVTSQELRDRVYKFIELWQELHPEVSSESLHLALLAAMELGRELQKNYEVQPIWTMPDQAGEWNRQTEPTILELIHQTREELLLISFAVYDIPEIVAAMRKALARQVVITMIVEMPERSEKIPFGILQTFPAEMIEQLQIYYWPIGRRPVNSKGKYGSLHIKGVISDRHRVLISSANLTQYALSLNLELGLLTDQAKLARQIHHTFDVLIRDRVLIPFR; from the coding sequence ATGTATAACCCAATTTTTGTTGATGCGCTGAAGGGATTGGCTCTGGCTCTGCCCGATCGCCTACTGCCTGAATTAATCAAAATCATGGCGATTATTCCTGAGTCTGATTATTGGAAATATTTGCTTTCGCAAAAGGTGACATCGCAGGAATTGCGCGATCGCGTTTACAAATTCATAGAGCTTTGGCAAGAGTTACATCCTGAAGTTAGCTCGGAGTCGCTGCATTTGGCTTTGCTGGCGGCGATGGAGTTGGGGCGCGAATTGCAAAAGAACTATGAGGTGCAGCCGATCTGGACGATGCCCGACCAAGCGGGGGAATGGAACCGTCAAACGGAACCGACGATTTTAGAGTTAATCCATCAAACCCGTGAGGAGTTATTGCTGATTAGCTTTGCGGTTTATGATATTCCTGAAATCGTGGCGGCGATGCGTAAGGCTCTAGCGCGTCAGGTGGTGATTACGATGATTGTGGAAATGCCTGAGCGCTCTGAAAAAATTCCCTTTGGTATTTTGCAGACTTTTCCTGCGGAGATGATTGAGCAGTTACAGATTTATTATTGGCCGATTGGTAGAAGACCTGTGAACTCGAAGGGGAAGTATGGATCTTTGCATATTAAGGGTGTGATTAGCGATCGCCATCGGGTGTTGATCAGTAGCGCTAATCTGACGCAATATGCGCTGAGTCTCAATTTGGAGTTAGGGTTATTGACGGATCAAGCGAAGTTAGCGAGGCAGATTCACCATACCTTTGATGTTTTAATTCGCGATCGCGTCTTGATTCCTTTTCGTTAG
- a CDS encoding BrnA antitoxin family protein: MKIVEYIADPVHKPQLSKDEEFRLANLSDEDIDYSDIEELDDSFWAKAEIVSPDLTTPVTLRIKESVLHFFQKDGKKGYQSRMNAVLESYVKFHHKD, encoded by the coding sequence ATGAAAATCGTTGAATATATTGCTGATCCTGTTCATAAGCCTCAACTTAGCAAGGATGAGGAATTTCGTCTTGCGAATTTATCGGATGAAGATATCGATTATTCGGACATAGAGGAATTGGATGATTCTTTTTGGGCAAAGGCAGAGATAGTCTCACCTGATTTGACTACACCTGTGACTTTGAGAATAAAAGAATCGGTTTTGCATTTTTTTCAAAAGGATGGAAAGAAAGGATATCAGTCTCGCATGAATGCAGTATTGGAGAGCTATGTAAAGTTTCACCACAAAGATTAA
- a CDS encoding BrnT family toxin, which translates to MFEWDEEKAKLNLIKHSVGFEFATRVFDDTQRITVLDHRQDYGENRYITLAKIDNRVYVVTFTLRSSKIRLISARKANTREVNRYENR; encoded by the coding sequence ATGTTTGAATGGGACGAAGAGAAAGCAAAGCTTAATTTGATTAAGCACTCTGTGGGCTTTGAGTTTGCAACCAGAGTCTTTGATGATACCCAGCGTATTACAGTGCTGGATCATCGTCAGGATTATGGAGAGAATCGCTATATCACTTTGGCGAAAATTGATAATCGTGTATATGTAGTTACCTTTACGCTCCGTTCATCCAAGATTCGGCTCATTTCTGCGCGAAAAGCAAATACAAGAGAGGTTAATCGCTATGAAAATCGTTGA